ATAGTGTAGGCAATCTGCTCAACAATGAACACCTCCGGCTTTTTGATTTCCTGATTGCTGAATTAAAAAACAGAAAAATCAAAACCCTCATCACGCCTATTGCCTTCTGGGGCAACGGCTATCCTGAAAAGGATGAAGACCGGGGCAGTTTTTCCAGTAAATATGGTAAGCAAAAAGCCCTGACCGAAGAACTGGCCATTCAGGCGCAGGAGCGGTATTTAAAACAATTTTTTCAGCATAAAAACCCCTATACCGGGTTGACTTATCAAAATGATCCGGATATCATTGCTACAGAAGTGAATAATGAGCCACAGCACAGTGGCGAAAAAGGACTGACTACACAGTACATTAACCGCATGGTCAAAGCCATCCGCGGAACGGGCTGGACCAAACCAATCTTCTATAATATTAGCGAATCACCCAAGTACGCAGCTGCTATTGTAAAAGCCAACGTACAGGGACATAGCTTTCAGTGGTATCCAACGGGTTTGGTGTCTGGCCATATGCTTAAGGGGAACTACCTGCCGCACGTTTCCAGGTACAAAATTCCTTTTGATACTATTCCTGGTTTTAAAAACCGTGCAAAAATAGTCTATGAATTTGATGCAGGCGATGTAATGGAGCCTTATATGTACCCGGCAATGGCCCGGAGTTTTCGTGTTGCAGGCTTTCAATGGGCTACCCAATTTGCTTATGACCCAATGGCAACCGCGCAGGGAAATACCGAATACCAAACTCATTACCTCAATATGGCCTACACGCCTTCAAAGGCCATCAGTTTACTAATTGCTTCTAAAGTATTTCATCAATTGCCCCGGGGCAAAGCGCAGGGGGCAGATACTGCCTTTGCAGATTTTAGGCTAAGCCATGCGGCTTCTCTAAGTGAAATGAACACAGCTAAAGCATTTTATTATTCAAATAACACCAATTCAAAGCCTGTAAGCCCCAGCCAATTGCAGCATATTGCAGGGGTAGGTAGTTCCTCCGTTTTGCAATATCAGGGTAATGGAGTTTATCTGCTTGATAAAGTTGAACCGGGAATTTGGAGGCTGGAAGTAATGCCTGACGCCATTTACCTGAGCGATCCTTTTGAGCGTAGCAGTCCGGATAAAATGGTTACTGGGATCCAATGGGCAAAACATGAGATAACGATCGATCTTCCTGACTTGGGCAATGCTTACACAATTAAAGGTATAAATGCAGGGAATACATATGCCAGCGTTGCCCAAGGTACTAAACTTAAGATTAGTCCTGGAACGTATTTGTTGAGCCGTAAAAATGTAAGCAGTCAGCTTAATACTGATGGTTTATGGGGCACAATCACACTTTCAGAATTCGTTGCACCTAAAGATACACAGAGCCCGGTTTTGATGCTTTTCGACGCTCAAAAAGACGCAGAGCGGATGATATTATTCAATCCTGATTGGAAACACCGTCCGGTAGCATATCCTACAGCAGAAAGAGCTACATTAAAATTCAGCATGCCCGAAGATCAATCTATCCGGATGCTTGGATTTCAATCCTACTTTGGAGATCGGATAAAGGGAACTGCAGGAGCAGATACACTGGTTGTCCACGCTCGGGCTACAGAATTAATACCAACAAGTATTCAGGTTGGTCTTATGGATAGGCAGGCAAATTTCTTTGCTGCCAAACTAGAGCTAAATTCGGAATTTCAAACCATCAAAATACCTTTTAGTAGTTTAAAGCCGGCTGCACAATTGTTGTTGCCAAGACCTTATCCTGGGTTTCAGGACCTGTATTATAAAGCTACAACTAAGACAACTTTTGAGCTGAAGGAATTGGAAAAACTGGAAGTCACCTTTGAAAAGGGGATAGAGATCTCAGCCATTTATTTGAAATAGCGAAATAGGTAAACACATATGAACATCAGAAAAAAAACATTTAGCAAGGCCGGGCTAAAACTTCTGGCCGCCTCTTTTTTTGCCGTATTGTCCGCCTATGGTCAGAACCGTGTGGAAATTTCGTTAACAGACAACTGGAAGTTCTATAGGGGTGAAAACGAGAAAGCCTACGAAAAAACATACAATGATAAAGCCTGGAAAACTGTAAGAGTTCCTCACGATTGGGCGATTTCCGGACCTTTTGACAAAGAGATAGACAAACAGGTGGTCGCCATTACGCAGAACGGTGAAACCAAACCGACAGAAAAAACAGGTAGAACGGGTGCATTGCCTTACACGGGCGAAGGCTGGTACCGTAACGCCATAGCCATACCCGCGTTGAAAAAGGGACAGCGTACCTTGCTTGTGTTTGATGGGGCAATGAGTGAGCCGCGTGTGTATCTGAATGGTAAACTTGTGGGACAATGGAATTATGGTTACAACAGCTTTTATCTTGATGTAACAGAGCAAGCGCTACCAGGCCAGATAAATAGTCTCGCTGTGCATTTATCCAACCGTCCAAAATCCTCACGTTGGTATCCAGGTGCCGGACTTTACAGAAACGTTCATTTGATCATCAAAGATGAGCTGAGCATTGAGCAATGGGGTGTTTCCATCACTACGCCTGTAATCGATGCCAAACTGGCTAAAGTAAATATTAAAACTAAGGCCAGTGGCGCCAACATCCGTTTGGTTACAGATATTATGGATCAACAAGGCAAAAGACTTAGCTCATCAACTACTGATCAGCGCTTCGCTGAGGAATTCGATCAAAATATTGCCGTTGCAGATCCGAAATTGTGGAGCCCTGAAAGTCCTTATTTGTACACAGCGGTTTCCAAAATATATGAAGGTGATGTACTGAAAGATGAAGTGAAAACCCGTTTCGGGATCCGGGAGATCCGCTATGAAGCAAATAAAGGTTTTAGTCTTAATGGTAAGGTTCGTAAATTTAAAGGTGTTTGTCTACATCATGACCTCGGCCCCCTCGGTGCGGCCATCAATACGGCTGCTTTAAGGAGACAACTGACCATTCTGAAAGATATGGGTTGCGATGCCATACGGAGCTCACATAATATGCCTTCACCAGAGCAGCTGGAGCTTTGCGACGAAATGGGCTTTATGTTCCTGGCAGAGAGTTTTGACGAATGGGCGAAGCCAAAAGTAGAGAATGGTTACCATCTTTATTTTGATACTGATGCGGAAAAAGATGTTGTAAACCTGGTGAGGGCCAACCGCAACCATCCCTCTATTGTGATGTGGAGTTCCGGTAATGAAGTTCCTGATCAATGGGGTGCAGAAGGTGTTAAGCGTGCAAAGTGGTTGCAGGATATTTTTCACAGAGAGGATCCTACCAGGCCCGTCACTGTAGGTATGGATCAGGTTAAAGCTACTATGGAATCTGGCTTTGGCGCCTTATTGGATGTACCTGGTTTAAATTACCGTGTACATTTATATCCCGAAGCATATAAAACTTTTCCTCAAGGCTTCATCCTGGGTTCAGAGACCGCATCAACGGTGAGCTCTCGGGGTATTTATAAATTTCCGGTAGTTAAGGGCAAAGATAAACAGTATGCCGATCTTCAAAGTTCATCTTATGACCTGGAGTATTGTTCATGGTCTAATCTTCCAGATGATGATTTTGTTTTGCAGGATGATATGCCCTGGGTAATCGGAGAGTTTGTGTGGACTGGTTTCGATTATCTCGGAGAACCTACTCCTTATGATGAAATGTGGCCTTCCAGGAGTTCTTACTTTGGGATCTGTGATTTGGCAGGTATCCCAAAAGACAGGTATTACCTATACCGTAGTCGCTGGAACAAAGAGAAATCTACGCTACATATCCTGCCACACTGGAACTGGGAAGGCAGAGAAGGAGAAACGACGCCGGTTTTCGTGTATACCAATTACGATAGTGCTGAGTTGTTTCTGAATGGAAAAAGCATGGGTATACGGAAAAAAAATAAAGAGACCCCCCAGGATCGTTACAGGCTGATGTGGAACGATGTTAAATATGAACCGGGCACACTTAAAGTTGTAGCTTATGGCGCGGATGGAAAAGCTGTTGCAGAAGATAAAGTGATTACCGCTGGTAAGCCCTATAAAATTGTTTTGGAAGCAGACAGGCAAGAAATCAATGCCGATGGAAAAGACATTTCGTACATCACCGTATCTGTGGTTGACAAAAACGGAATTCCCTGCCCTACAGCATCAATGCCGCTGAAATTTAAAGTGAGTGGTACGGGTGTGTATAAAGCAGCTTGTAACGGTGATGCAACCTCTCTGGAGAGTTTTGAATTGCCTACAATGAAATTGTTCAGCGGTAAGTTGGTTGTGTTGGTGCAGTCTACTAAGCAGGCTGGCTCAATCGCGCTTCAGGTAACTGGAGCTGCTGTTAAAAGCGGACTAATTAAACTGCGTTCTACATCTAATTGAAATAAAGAATTAGAATTTGTTTATCTGTTTATTGAAGAAGAGCCTGTTTGCCCTTCTTCAATAAGTTATGATCCTTACTTCTTGTTTAGGTATTGGTTAATTAATAATTTGCAAACTTGTAGCTTTAAATAGTTAAATACATTGCTTATTGTTAAATTCGCATTATGGATCAGAAACGCGTAACAAAGTTATTGGGCAGAAAAGAAGACATTCATCTTGAATATAAAACTGCTTCTAGAGATCAATTACCAAAAAGCCTTTTTGAAAGCATATGCGCTATGCTAAATAGAGAGGGGGGCGATATTTTTCTTGGTGTAAATGATAACGGGACAATACTTGGTATAAATAATGCATACTTAGACCAATTAATTAAAGATCTCGTAAATCTCTCCAATAATCCAAGTAAGCTTGATCCGCCATTTATCTTGCATCCTCAAACTCTGAAAGTAGACGGTAAGATTATACTGCATATTACAGTTCCTGTGAGCTCAGAAGTTCATAAATCCGTCAACGTGGTTTATGATAGAAGTCATGACGGCGATTTTAAGGTAACACAACTTTCCAAGATCGCGGCCCTCTATAATAGTAAGCGGAATTATTACTCAGAATCAATGGTCTGTCCCGCGGTTACGATGGCTGATTTCAAACCGGAGCTATTTGATATTGCACGCAATTTGATTAAGGCAAACAATGCTAGTCACCCATGGATCAACCTGGATAATGAACAGTTCATGAAAATTGCAGGACTATATGGTAAGGATACCAGATCAAACAAAGAAGGACATAATCTAGCGGCTGTCTTGCTTTTTGGAACTGATCAAACCATTCTCAACACTGTTTCTTATTACAAGGTTGACGCCTTAGTCCGTCGTGAGGATATATATCGTTATGATGACCGACTTTATATCCAGACCAATCTTATTGAAGCATATGACCAGTTATCCGCATTCGTAGAAAAGCACCTGCCTGATAAATTCTTTTTGCGTGGTGATTAGCGTATTAGCTTAAGATCTCAAATATTCCGCGAAGTAATTGCCAACTTAATCATACACCGTGAATATATGGATGCAAGCCCATCAACCTTTGTCATTTATAAGGATCGTGTAGAGGTAACTAATGCAAACAATCCCCACGGCAATGGTCTTTTACTTCCCGATAACTTCAGTCCATTCCCTAAAAACCCGCTCATCGCCAAATTTTTCATTCAATTGGGTAGAGTAGATGAACTTGGGTCGGGGGTTATCAATGTATATAGATATTTAAAAGATTACAGCCCGGGAAGAGAACCACAGTTCATAGAAGATAAATTGTTCAGAACAGTTATTCCTATAGGAGGAATAACAACTGCTCCTAATAAGCTAAAAGCTGTAAATAATGACGAAGCTATAAATGAGGCTATAAATGAGGCTATAAATGAGGCTATAAATGAGGCTATAAATACGCAAGTAAAAGAAAGACTTATGAGGGAAGTTGATTACATATATCAACAAGAAGGAGTAACAACAAAGACATTAATAAGTATCTTCCAACTCACCAGAGCAACAGCGCAGCGAGATATCAGACTGCTAAAGGAAGCAGATATAATTACGTTTCAAGGCTCTAATAAGAGTGGAAAGTACGTGCTAACAGATAAGGGAACAGACTTATTCAATAAATTTAAAAACTGAACTGGCCTTAAAACAACAAAAGCTCCAGATTTCTCTGAAGCTTTTTGAAGTGGTGTGGGTCGGGATCGAACCGACGACACAAGGATTTTCAGTCCTTTGCTCTACCGACTGAGCTACCGCACCATCAAACGATATTTATGATTTGACTCATGTTCCTCGTTGTTGGGAGTGCAAATGTAGTTTCTTTTTTCTAATTGACAAATATTATTTGAAAATAATTCGAGCTGTTTAAGGCTGTATTTGCCGTTTTATTGCTTAACCTGCTTTGACCCATGTAGATACTCTCCATAAAAAAAATGCAGATTAAGTATTTAATTTTATTGCTTTTGCTTTTCAGCTTCTTCTTTTGCTTTTTCTTCCGCTTTAGCACGTTTCTTAAAGAAGCCCCTTAGCAGGAAATTACTTTGTAACGCTTCCAGATCCTCATCAAGTTTCTTACTTCCACTTTGCAGGTTGCCCATAATTGCGCGCACCTGATCTGCAGTTTTTGGATCGTTCAATAATAGCCCGGCGGCATTATCGTTTTTAGTAAGCTTAGCAGAGGCGTTATTCAAGTTTTCCGTCATTGCTGATGCAGAAGCTGCAGTTTTCTGCAAAGAAGCCACAGAGGCCTGTAATCTGTTAAATACAGCAGTGTCAGTTAGTAATTTATCAGCCAGCCCACCTTTGGTATTCAATGTCTTCGTAAAGGCATTCAATTCCACTGCCATTTTATCGGCAGCAGCGGTGGTGTTTTTTAAATTGAGCACAATAGCCTTAAAATTGTTTGCAATTTGTTCATCCGCTAATAATGCACCTGCAGTACCTTTACCTTCAACCAGGTTTTTAGCAAGAATTTTGAAGTTCCCTGTTACATCTACCAGGTTTTTATTGTTAACCTGTAAGGTTTTCATGATGTCATCCGTAGAAAGCTCAGTATTTACCTGAAGCTTGTCGCCATCCTCTACAAAAGGAAATTTGGGACTACCGCCAGAAATGACCACAATCTTATTTCCAATCAATCCATCAGAACTGATGCTGGCGCCAGCATTTTTATGAATGTATTTATGGGCATCCTCTTCAATGCTCATGATAACTTGTACCTGCGAAGTGCCGTAAAACTGGATCTTCTTAATGGTTCCGATTTTTACGCCCGAGAACCAAACGTTTCCACCGGTTTTTAAACCTTGTATGTCACTAAACACAGCACTTACCTGGAAGCTTTTTACAAATGCCTTCCGCTGTCCACCCAATGTAAAAATACCTGCTACAAAGATAAGCAGGCCTAAAAATATAAATACTCCAACGGTAATTTGTCGGCGGTTTTCTGATTGTTGCATACTATTATTGAATAAAATTATAATCGTAGAACGGTTTTACGCGCTCGTCCGTTGTGTTAAATACTTCGTCAAAGGTACCCTGACGCTGAAAATGTCCGTCAAGCAGCATCGCTACGCGGTTGCCTACTTCTTTTGCGCAGGTTAAATCATGTGTAATTACAATTGCGCTCGTTCTGTAGCGCTCCTGAACTTCGTTGATCAGGCTGTTAATTTCCAGACAGGTAATGGGATCCAGTCCCGCTGTAGGCTCATCGTACAGCATGATTTCCGGCTGTAATATTAAAGTTCTTGCAATTCCTATCCTTTTACGCTGTCCTCCGGATAATTCAGAAGGCATTTGGTTAATCGTTTGCAGCAGGCCAACGGCATCAAGTGTTTCTTCTACCGCCTTATTCACTTCCAGTTTTGTTAAGGTTTTCCGGTTACGTACCAGCGGGAATTCCAGGTTTTGTCGTACGGTCATACTATCGTACAAAGCACTGTTTTGGAAAGAAAATCCCACCCGCAGTCGTAAGGCCAGCAACTCTTTGTAAGTAATTTCGTCTACTACATTGCCGAGAACTTTAACTGTTCCTGCATCAGGTTTTAGTAGACCAATGATGATTTTAATTAGCACCGATTTACCAGTACCCGATTTTCCCAGCACCACCAGGTTCTCGCCACGGTAAAGATCAAGTCCGGCATTTCTAAGCACATGATAATTACCAAATGATTTGTTTAGTCCGCTGATCTCGATTACTTTCTCTGAACTCAGGTCCGTCTGTGGTTTTTGTTTCATGTTAAGATCTGAATAAGCCAAAAAATTGAACGGAAATTACTTCCTCTATAAAAATAAGGAACATGGCAGTTACCACAGCCGCGTTAGCTGCTTTACCTACACCTTCCGTACCCTTACTGGAATTGTATCCCTGATAGCAGCCCACCACGCCAATGGTAAAACCAAAGAGCACAGCTTTGATGGTAGACGCAGTAATATCAAGAAAAGTGATCTGCTCTAAAGACGATTGGAAAAAAGCCTTGGCACTCATACTTTCACTCATAGATACATTGAGCAAAGCGCCAAGCATACCAATCATTGCCGTGTAAAAGGTAAGGATGGGAATGGTTATGGTTGCCGCCATCACACGTGTGGATACTAAAAACTTAAAAGGATTGGTTGCCGAAACTTCCATCGCATCAATTTGTTCGGTTACCCGCATAGAGCCCAGTTCGGCACCAATGCTGGAGCCAACTTTACCCGCAGCAATAAGGCCGGTAAGCAGTGGGGCAAGTGTTCTCAATAAAGCGATCCCAACCAGCGAAGGCAGCCAGGAAGTGGCGCCAAATTCAGATAAGGAAGGCCTTGATTGCTTGGTAAATACAATGCCGGTGATAAAACCAGTGGTAGAAATGAGCAGTGCAGAGCGGTAACCAATGTCGTAACACTGCCTTAGTAATTCTTTTCCTTCGTAAGGAGGGAGAAATGCCTCTTTAAAAAAACGCGCAATAAATTGGTAAACATCGTATAAGGTTAAAAATATTCTCGATAACCTGCCGGGACCTTTAACTACTTCTTCATCCTGCTGTCCTGCCAGTGCCGAAGTTTTAGTATTATTCTCCATTAATAATCCTTAGTAACATATTTCTTAATTCCAGGCCAGCGTATATCAAAGGCTGAGCCACAATTGGACAAAGTTAGTTTTTGAAATCAGATCCTGTAAATTTAGCCTTACAAATTTGTGTAATATTTTGGTTGGTGGTATTGGATTAA
The nucleotide sequence above comes from Pedobacter sp. MC2016-14. Encoded proteins:
- a CDS encoding ABC transporter ATP-binding protein produces the protein MKQKPQTDLSSEKVIEISGLNKSFGNYHVLRNAGLDLYRGENLVVLGKSGTGKSVLIKIIIGLLKPDAGTVKVLGNVVDEITYKELLALRLRVGFSFQNSALYDSMTVRQNLEFPLVRNRKTLTKLEVNKAVEETLDAVGLLQTINQMPSELSGGQRKRIGIARTLILQPEIMLYDEPTAGLDPITCLEINSLINEVQERYRTSAIVITHDLTCAKEVGNRVAMLLDGHFQRQGTFDEVFNTTDERVKPFYDYNFIQ
- a CDS encoding ATP-binding protein: MDASPSTFVIYKDRVEVTNANNPHGNGLLLPDNFSPFPKNPLIAKFFIQLGRVDELGSGVINVYRYLKDYSPGREPQFIEDKLFRTVIPIGGITTAPNKLKAVNNDEAINEAINEAINEAINEAINTQVKERLMREVDYIYQQEGVTTKTLISIFQLTRATAQRDIRLLKEADIITFQGSNKSGKYVLTDKGTDLFNKFKN
- a CDS encoding helix-turn-helix domain-containing protein, producing the protein MDQKRVTKLLGRKEDIHLEYKTASRDQLPKSLFESICAMLNREGGDIFLGVNDNGTILGINNAYLDQLIKDLVNLSNNPSKLDPPFILHPQTLKVDGKIILHITVPVSSEVHKSVNVVYDRSHDGDFKVTQLSKIAALYNSKRNYYSESMVCPAVTMADFKPELFDIARNLIKANNASHPWINLDNEQFMKIAGLYGKDTRSNKEGHNLAAVLLFGTDQTILNTVSYYKVDALVRREDIYRYDDRLYIQTNLIEAYDQLSAFVEKHLPDKFFLRGD
- a CDS encoding ABC transporter permease — protein: MENNTKTSALAGQQDEEVVKGPGRLSRIFLTLYDVYQFIARFFKEAFLPPYEGKELLRQCYDIGYRSALLISTTGFITGIVFTKQSRPSLSEFGATSWLPSLVGIALLRTLAPLLTGLIAAGKVGSSIGAELGSMRVTEQIDAMEVSATNPFKFLVSTRVMAATITIPILTFYTAMIGMLGALLNVSMSESMSAKAFFQSSLEQITFLDITASTIKAVLFGFTIGVVGCYQGYNSSKGTEGVGKAANAAVVTAMFLIFIEEVISVQFFGLFRS
- the galB gene encoding beta-galactosidase GalB, yielding MNIRKKTFSKAGLKLLAASFFAVLSAYGQNRVEISLTDNWKFYRGENEKAYEKTYNDKAWKTVRVPHDWAISGPFDKEIDKQVVAITQNGETKPTEKTGRTGALPYTGEGWYRNAIAIPALKKGQRTLLVFDGAMSEPRVYLNGKLVGQWNYGYNSFYLDVTEQALPGQINSLAVHLSNRPKSSRWYPGAGLYRNVHLIIKDELSIEQWGVSITTPVIDAKLAKVNIKTKASGANIRLVTDIMDQQGKRLSSSTTDQRFAEEFDQNIAVADPKLWSPESPYLYTAVSKIYEGDVLKDEVKTRFGIREIRYEANKGFSLNGKVRKFKGVCLHHDLGPLGAAINTAALRRQLTILKDMGCDAIRSSHNMPSPEQLELCDEMGFMFLAESFDEWAKPKVENGYHLYFDTDAEKDVVNLVRANRNHPSIVMWSSGNEVPDQWGAEGVKRAKWLQDIFHREDPTRPVTVGMDQVKATMESGFGALLDVPGLNYRVHLYPEAYKTFPQGFILGSETASTVSSRGIYKFPVVKGKDKQYADLQSSSYDLEYCSWSNLPDDDFVLQDDMPWVIGEFVWTGFDYLGEPTPYDEMWPSRSSYFGICDLAGIPKDRYYLYRSRWNKEKSTLHILPHWNWEGREGETTPVFVYTNYDSAELFLNGKSMGIRKKNKETPQDRYRLMWNDVKYEPGTLKVVAYGADGKAVAEDKVITAGKPYKIVLEADRQEINADGKDISYITVSVVDKNGIPCPTASMPLKFKVSGTGVYKAACNGDATSLESFELPTMKLFSGKLVVLVQSTKQAGSIALQVTGAAVKSGLIKLRSTSN
- a CDS encoding MlaD family protein, giving the protein MQQSENRRQITVGVFIFLGLLIFVAGIFTLGGQRKAFVKSFQVSAVFSDIQGLKTGGNVWFSGVKIGTIKKIQFYGTSQVQVIMSIEEDAHKYIHKNAGASISSDGLIGNKIVVISGGSPKFPFVEDGDKLQVNTELSTDDIMKTLQVNNKNLVDVTGNFKILAKNLVEGKGTAGALLADEQIANNFKAIVLNLKNTTAAADKMAVELNAFTKTLNTKGGLADKLLTDTAVFNRLQASVASLQKTAASASAMTENLNNASAKLTKNDNAAGLLLNDPKTADQVRAIMGNLQSGSKKLDEDLEALQSNFLLRGFFKKRAKAEEKAKEEAEKQKQ
- a CDS encoding membrane or secreted protein is translated as MLRSVLIFLWMAFFSLSGFAQPKKAKAGIFVDKNGVMRWQKDGSEASFFGVNYTAPFAYGYRSIQRSGISVEQAIKADVYHFSRLGLDAFRVHVWDVEISDSVGNLLNNEHLRLFDFLIAELKNRKIKTLITPIAFWGNGYPEKDEDRGSFSSKYGKQKALTEELAIQAQERYLKQFFQHKNPYTGLTYQNDPDIIATEVNNEPQHSGEKGLTTQYINRMVKAIRGTGWTKPIFYNISESPKYAAAIVKANVQGHSFQWYPTGLVSGHMLKGNYLPHVSRYKIPFDTIPGFKNRAKIVYEFDAGDVMEPYMYPAMARSFRVAGFQWATQFAYDPMATAQGNTEYQTHYLNMAYTPSKAISLLIASKVFHQLPRGKAQGADTAFADFRLSHAASLSEMNTAKAFYYSNNTNSKPVSPSQLQHIAGVGSSSVLQYQGNGVYLLDKVEPGIWRLEVMPDAIYLSDPFERSSPDKMVTGIQWAKHEITIDLPDLGNAYTIKGINAGNTYASVAQGTKLKISPGTYLLSRKNVSSQLNTDGLWGTITLSEFVAPKDTQSPVLMLFDAQKDAERMILFNPDWKHRPVAYPTAERATLKFSMPEDQSIRMLGFQSYFGDRIKGTAGADTLVVHARATELIPTSIQVGLMDRQANFFAAKLELNSEFQTIKIPFSSLKPAAQLLLPRPYPGFQDLYYKATTKTTFELKELEKLEVTFEKGIEISAIYLK